One Bos taurus isolate L1 Dominette 01449 registration number 42190680 breed Hereford chromosome 3, ARS-UCD2.0, whole genome shotgun sequence DNA window includes the following coding sequences:
- the ZMYM1 gene encoding zinc finger MYM-type protein 1 gives MKESPTNGDCDKAAVTQVKRPEEIKVEPDNTQEYCQAQQPKTQENDLKINSAFSDSAPQITTGIQLSLASSGMNKMLPSISTTAVQVSCSGCKKVFQKGQTAYQRKGSTELFCSTPCITEYISSGSSPALPKRTCSNCSKDILNLKDVISIQLEDTTTSKTFCSQSCLSSYEEKRKPVVTICANSVSAKCSMCQTTTAIQYEVKYQSVKHSLCCNACFSKFHSANNLIMNCCENCGAYCSTSSSMFHILQMEGQSHYFNSSKSITTHKQKPAKSLPPVLCKSLKPTDEMIETTSDLGKTELFCSINCFSAYSKAKMESSTEIFSFLSINVSVVRDASTNLPSPKKDATPVISNIVSLADTHDALPIVNSDVLQGTVSSVTANVIEDVSKISPSESSNSVQQPSLSPPSSVVSQHTVALNTEEQKGHMLNQNATNNMKSMKKSDRLRHPKFTSKIQKVKGKSRSIKKSYFQRLENSIKKDVIFCYSCQLFCQKKFNYGRESLRAQGISHWKKTMEKFRKHEKSEMHLKSLQFWREYQFCDAAVNDTLSNQSKQIEGNKKYLKLIIENILFLGKQCLFLKGNDQSISSVNKGNFLELLEIRAKDKGEEIFRLMNSQVDFYNSTQIQNDIIEIIKTEILQDIVNEINVSSAFSVICDETTGGATKGQFSVCVRYPQKTSKAVLIKERFLGFIDVEEMTGTSLHRSIKAYLQQIGVDLNKIRGQAYDSTSNWKGKLKKIAAEFKKEEPRALYLHCYTHCLDLAVIRFCKEVKELRSALNTLSSLFNTIHGEMSVNFQNIYKLSQSKTCKKHISQPCWTVHDNTLLSVIEGLPEIIETLEVLSNHSSNTSLADELSDLLAVVSKFEFIFCLKFLYRILSVTGILSKEFQSETIDIFSLSSKIEAILECLSSERNDTYFKTIWDGAEEICQKITCKGFEVERPSFQKRRKIQKIIDPGNSDSMFFPTSTEEQYKVNIYYQGLDTVLQNLKLCFLEFDYCKMKQISELLLKWNEPLNEATAKDIQEFYKFDADIIPELRFYRHYAKLNFVLEYDFINFSNLGHLFIQHGLHNNIPCISKLLYIALSWPVTSASAENSFSTLSRLKTYLCRTRGQEKLSGLALMAVEQELVDKLMEPERLNGIVEKFILQVKEI, from the exons ATGAAAGAATCACCAACAAATGGTGACTGTGACAAGGCAGCGGTGACACAAGTTAAGAGGCCAGAGGAAATTAAGGTGGAACCCGACAATACTCAG gagtacTGTCAAGCCCAACAGCCCAAAACTCAGGAGAATGACCTGAAAATAAACTCTGCATTTTCAGACAGTG CTCCTCAGATCACTACAGGCATTCAGCTTTCTCTGGCATCATCTGGCATGAATAAGATGCTTCCTTCAATTTCAACCACAGCTGTTCAGGTTTCCTGTTCTGGTTGTAAAAAAGTTTTTCAAAAGGGACAAACTGCTTATCAGAGGAAAGGTTCTACTGAGCTTTTCTGCTCCACACCATGCATCACTGAATACATTTCATCTGGCAGTTCACCAGCTCTTCCGAAGAGAACTTGTTCAAACTGCTCTAA agacATTTTAAATCTAAAGGATGTGATCAGTATTCAGCTGGAAGATACTACCACTAGCAAAACTTTTTGCAGTCAGTCTTGTCTTTCAtcatatgaagaaaaaagaaagccagtTGTTACCATATGTGCTAATAGTGTTTCAGCCAAGTGCAGCATGTGTCAGACGACTACTGCT atTCAGTATGAAGTAAAATACCAGAGTGTGAAACATAGTCTTTGCTGTAATGCctgtttttcaaaatttcactCCGCTAACAACCTCATCATGAACTGTTGTGAGAATTGTGGAGCTTACTGTTCCACTAGCTCTAGTATGTTTCATATACTTCAAATGGAAGGACAGTCTCATTACTTTAATAGTTCAAAGAGTATTACTACACATAAGCAG AAACCAGCCAAATCACTACCACCTGTTCTTTGCAAATCATTGAAGCCCACAGATGAAATGATTGAGACTACCAGTGACTTGGGGAAGACAGAGCTTTTCTGCTCTATTAATTGTTTCTCTGCTTACAGTAAAGCTAAGATGGAATCTTCTACAG aaatcttttcatttttatcaataaATGTTTCAGTGGTACGTGATGCTTCAACGAATCTCCCTTCTCCAAAGAAAGATGCAACTCCAGTTATAAGCAATATAGTGTCATTGGCAGATACTCATGATGCCCTGCCCATTGTGAACTCTGATGTATTACAAG GTACAGTTTCTTCAGTAACAGCAAATGTCATTGAGgatgtaag CAAGATTTCACCCAGTGAATCAAGTAATAGTGTGCAGCAGCCAAGCCTTTCACCACCGTCATCTGTAGTCAGTCAGCATACGGTTGCCTTAAATACAGAAGAACAAAAAGGTCATATGTTAAACCAAAATGCTACAAACAATATGAAATCCATGAAAAAAAGTGACAGACTACGTCACCCAAAATTTACATCCAAAATACAAAAAGTTAAAGGTAAATCACGAAgtattaaaaaatcttattttcaacGATTAGAAAACAGTATTAAAAAGGATGTAATATTTTGTTATTCATGCCAGTTGTTCTGCCAGAAAAAATTTAACTATGGAAGAGAGTCACTTAGAGCACAAGGAATTTCCCATTggaaaaaaactatggaaaaattcAGAAAGCATGAAAAAAGTGAAATGCATTTGAAGTCATTGCAGTTTTGGAGAGAATACCAATTTTGTGATGCAGCTGTTAATGACACTTTATCTAATCAGTCAAAACAgattgaaggaaataaaaagtaccTAAAGcttataattgaaaatattttatttcttgggaaGCAATGTTTATTCTTAAAAGGAAATGACCAGTCTATTTCGTCTGTGAATAAAGGCAATTTTTTAGAATTGTTAGAAATCCGAGCAAAAGATAAAGGAGAAGAAATATTTCGACTTATGAATTCACAAGTTGACTTCTATAATAGTACACAGATTCAAAATGATATTATTGAAATAATAAAGACTGAAATATTGCAAGATATTGTAAATGAGATCAATGTCTCCTCAGCTTTTTCAGTAATATGTGATGAGACCACTGGTGGTGCCACTAAAGGACAGTTCTCAGTTTGTGTGAGATACCCACAGAAGACATCAAAGGCTGTGTTAATTAAAGAAAGATTTTTGGGTTTCATAGATGTTGAAGAGATGACTGGGACCAGCTTACACAGGAGTATCAAAGCTTACCTGCAGCAAATTGGAGTTGATTTGAATAAAATACGAGGCCAGGCCTATGATAGCACCAGTAATTGgaagggaaaattaaaaaaaattgcagcAGAATTTAAGAAGGAAGAGCCAAGAGCTTTATACCTGCATTGTTACACACATTGTTTGGATTTAGCAGTGATTAGGTTTTGTAAAGAAGTAAAAGAGCTCCGAAGTGCTCTAAATACTCTCAGTTCTTTGTTCAACACTATTCATGGGGAAATGTCGgtaaattttcaaaacatttataaGCTGAGTCAAAGCAAAACATGCAAGAAACACATATCACAACCATGTTGGACAGTCCATGATAATACATTACTGTCTGTGATTGAGGGTCTTCCAGAAATCATTGAAACACTGGAAGTTCTATCAAACCATTCTTCAAACACAAGTTTAGCTGATGAATTGAGTGATTTGTTGGCAGTGGTTTCTAAATTTGAATTTATCTTTTGTTTGAAATTTCTTTATCGAATACTAAGTGTTACAGGAATTCTTTCCAAAGAGTTTCAAAGTGAAACAATAgacattttttctttgtcttcaaaAATAGAAGCAATTTTGGAGTGTTTATCATCTGAAAGAAATGATACTTATTTCAAAACTATCTGGGATGGAGCAGAGGAAATATGTCAAAAAATAACCTGTAAAGGTTTTGAAGTTGAAAGACCTTcatttcaaaaaagaagaaaaattcagaaaattataGATCCTGGCAATTCAGACAGTATGTTTTTTCCTACCTcaacagaagaacaatacaaagtTAATATTTATTACCAAGGCTTGGATACTGTATTGCaaaatttaaaattgtgttttttagAGTTTGATTATTGTAAAATGAAGCAAATTTCAGAACTGTTACTTAAATGGAATGAACCCTTAAATGAAGCAACAGCCAAAGATATCCaagaattttataaatttgaTGCAGACATCATCCCAGAACTTAGATTTTATCGGCACTATGCAAAGCTCAACTTTGTCCTGGAATATGATTTTATCAACTTCAGCAATCTtggccatttatttattcagcatgGTCTTCACAATAATATTCCTTGCATATCAAAGCTATTATATATTGCTTTGTCTTGGCCAGTTACTTCAGCAAGTGCTGAAAACTCATTTTCTACACTTTCTCGtcttaaaacatatttatgtCGTACCAGGGGACAAGAAAAGCTTAGTGGCTTAGCCCTAATGGCCGTTGAGCAGGAATTGGTAGATAAACTGATGGAACCTGAAAGGCTCAATGGAATTGTGGAAAAGTTTATCCTTCAGGTGAAAGAAATATAG
- the ZMYM1 gene encoding zinc finger MYM-type protein 1 isoform X6, giving the protein MFLCLEFIRYTSSAELPGRLKRLKQERFSVDILNLKDVISIQLEDTTTSKTFCSQSCLSSYEEKRKPVVTICANSVSAKCSMCQTTTAIQYEVKYQSVKHSLCCNACFSKFHSANNLIMNCCENCGAYCSTSSSMFHILQMEGQSHYFNSSKSITTHKQKPAKSLPPVLCKSLKPTDEMIETTSDLGKTELFCSINCFSAYSKAKMESSTVVRDASTNLPSPKKDATPVISNIVSLADTHDALPIVNSDVLQGTVSSVTANVIEDISPSESSNSVQQPSLSPPSSVVSQHTVALNTEEQKGHMLNQNATNNMKSMKKSDRLRHPKFTSKIQKVKGKSRSIKKSYFQRLENSIKKDVIFCYSCQLFCQKKFNYGRESLRAQGISHWKKTMEKFRKHEKSEMHLKSLQFWREYQFCDAAVNDTLSNQSKQIEGNKKYLKLIIENILFLGKQCLFLKGNDQSISSVNKGNFLELLEIRAKDKGEEIFRLMNSQVDFYNSTQIQNDIIEIIKTEILQDIVNEINVSSAFSVICDETTGGATKGQFSVCVRYPQKTSKAVLIKERFLGFIDVEEMTGTSLHRSIKAYLQQIGVDLNKIRGQAYDSTSNWKGKLKKIAAEFKKEEPRALYLHCYTHCLDLAVIRFCKEVKELRSALNTLSSLFNTIHGEMSVNFQNIYKLSQSKTCKKHISQPCWTVHDNTLLSVIEGLPEIIETLEVLSNHSSNTSLADELSDLLAVVSKFEFIFCLKFLYRILSVTGILSKEFQSETIDIFSLSSKIEAILECLSSERNDTYFKTIWDGAEEICQKITCKGFEVERPSFQKRRKIQKIIDPGNSDSMFFPTSTEEQYKVNIYYQGLDTVLQNLKLCFLEFDYCKMKQISELLLKWNEPLNEATAKDIQEFYKFDADIIPELRFYRHYAKLNFVLEYDFINFSNLGHLFIQHGLHNNIPCISKLLYIALSWPVTSASAENSFSTLSRLKTYLCRTRGQEKLSGLALMAVEQELVDKLMEPERLNGIVEKFILQVKEI; this is encoded by the exons ATGTTCCTGTGTTTGGAGTTTATCCGTTACACATCTTCAGCAGAGCTCCCAGGCAGATTGAAAAGGCTGAAGCAGGAAAGATTTAGTGT agacATTTTAAATCTAAAGGATGTGATCAGTATTCAGCTGGAAGATACTACCACTAGCAAAACTTTTTGCAGTCAGTCTTGTCTTTCAtcatatgaagaaaaaagaaagccagtTGTTACCATATGTGCTAATAGTGTTTCAGCCAAGTGCAGCATGTGTCAGACGACTACTGCT atTCAGTATGAAGTAAAATACCAGAGTGTGAAACATAGTCTTTGCTGTAATGCctgtttttcaaaatttcactCCGCTAACAACCTCATCATGAACTGTTGTGAGAATTGTGGAGCTTACTGTTCCACTAGCTCTAGTATGTTTCATATACTTCAAATGGAAGGACAGTCTCATTACTTTAATAGTTCAAAGAGTATTACTACACATAAGCAG AAACCAGCCAAATCACTACCACCTGTTCTTTGCAAATCATTGAAGCCCACAGATGAAATGATTGAGACTACCAGTGACTTGGGGAAGACAGAGCTTTTCTGCTCTATTAATTGTTTCTCTGCTTACAGTAAAGCTAAGATGGAATCTTCTACAG TGGTACGTGATGCTTCAACGAATCTCCCTTCTCCAAAGAAAGATGCAACTCCAGTTATAAGCAATATAGTGTCATTGGCAGATACTCATGATGCCCTGCCCATTGTGAACTCTGATGTATTACAAG GTACAGTTTCTTCAGTAACAGCAAATGTCATTGAGgat ATTTCACCCAGTGAATCAAGTAATAGTGTGCAGCAGCCAAGCCTTTCACCACCGTCATCTGTAGTCAGTCAGCATACGGTTGCCTTAAATACAGAAGAACAAAAAGGTCATATGTTAAACCAAAATGCTACAAACAATATGAAATCCATGAAAAAAAGTGACAGACTACGTCACCCAAAATTTACATCCAAAATACAAAAAGTTAAAGGTAAATCACGAAgtattaaaaaatcttattttcaacGATTAGAAAACAGTATTAAAAAGGATGTAATATTTTGTTATTCATGCCAGTTGTTCTGCCAGAAAAAATTTAACTATGGAAGAGAGTCACTTAGAGCACAAGGAATTTCCCATTggaaaaaaactatggaaaaattcAGAAAGCATGAAAAAAGTGAAATGCATTTGAAGTCATTGCAGTTTTGGAGAGAATACCAATTTTGTGATGCAGCTGTTAATGACACTTTATCTAATCAGTCAAAACAgattgaaggaaataaaaagtaccTAAAGcttataattgaaaatattttatttcttgggaaGCAATGTTTATTCTTAAAAGGAAATGACCAGTCTATTTCGTCTGTGAATAAAGGCAATTTTTTAGAATTGTTAGAAATCCGAGCAAAAGATAAAGGAGAAGAAATATTTCGACTTATGAATTCACAAGTTGACTTCTATAATAGTACACAGATTCAAAATGATATTATTGAAATAATAAAGACTGAAATATTGCAAGATATTGTAAATGAGATCAATGTCTCCTCAGCTTTTTCAGTAATATGTGATGAGACCACTGGTGGTGCCACTAAAGGACAGTTCTCAGTTTGTGTGAGATACCCACAGAAGACATCAAAGGCTGTGTTAATTAAAGAAAGATTTTTGGGTTTCATAGATGTTGAAGAGATGACTGGGACCAGCTTACACAGGAGTATCAAAGCTTACCTGCAGCAAATTGGAGTTGATTTGAATAAAATACGAGGCCAGGCCTATGATAGCACCAGTAATTGgaagggaaaattaaaaaaaattgcagcAGAATTTAAGAAGGAAGAGCCAAGAGCTTTATACCTGCATTGTTACACACATTGTTTGGATTTAGCAGTGATTAGGTTTTGTAAAGAAGTAAAAGAGCTCCGAAGTGCTCTAAATACTCTCAGTTCTTTGTTCAACACTATTCATGGGGAAATGTCGgtaaattttcaaaacatttataaGCTGAGTCAAAGCAAAACATGCAAGAAACACATATCACAACCATGTTGGACAGTCCATGATAATACATTACTGTCTGTGATTGAGGGTCTTCCAGAAATCATTGAAACACTGGAAGTTCTATCAAACCATTCTTCAAACACAAGTTTAGCTGATGAATTGAGTGATTTGTTGGCAGTGGTTTCTAAATTTGAATTTATCTTTTGTTTGAAATTTCTTTATCGAATACTAAGTGTTACAGGAATTCTTTCCAAAGAGTTTCAAAGTGAAACAATAgacattttttctttgtcttcaaaAATAGAAGCAATTTTGGAGTGTTTATCATCTGAAAGAAATGATACTTATTTCAAAACTATCTGGGATGGAGCAGAGGAAATATGTCAAAAAATAACCTGTAAAGGTTTTGAAGTTGAAAGACCTTcatttcaaaaaagaagaaaaattcagaaaattataGATCCTGGCAATTCAGACAGTATGTTTTTTCCTACCTcaacagaagaacaatacaaagtTAATATTTATTACCAAGGCTTGGATACTGTATTGCaaaatttaaaattgtgttttttagAGTTTGATTATTGTAAAATGAAGCAAATTTCAGAACTGTTACTTAAATGGAATGAACCCTTAAATGAAGCAACAGCCAAAGATATCCaagaattttataaatttgaTGCAGACATCATCCCAGAACTTAGATTTTATCGGCACTATGCAAAGCTCAACTTTGTCCTGGAATATGATTTTATCAACTTCAGCAATCTtggccatttatttattcagcatgGTCTTCACAATAATATTCCTTGCATATCAAAGCTATTATATATTGCTTTGTCTTGGCCAGTTACTTCAGCAAGTGCTGAAAACTCATTTTCTACACTTTCTCGtcttaaaacatatttatgtCGTACCAGGGGACAAGAAAAGCTTAGTGGCTTAGCCCTAATGGCCGTTGAGCAGGAATTGGTAGATAAACTGATGGAACCTGAAAGGCTCAATGGAATTGTGGAAAAGTTTATCCTTCAGGTGAAAGAAATATAG
- the ZMYM1 gene encoding zinc finger MYM-type protein 1 isoform X8 has protein sequence MIETTSDLGKTELFCSINCFSAYSKAKMESSTVVRDASTNLPSPKKDATPVISNIVSLADTHDALPIVNSDVLQGTVSSVTANVIEDISPSESSNSVQQPSLSPPSSVVSQHTVALNTEEQKGHMLNQNATNNMKSMKKSDRLRHPKFTSKIQKVKGKSRSIKKSYFQRLENSIKKDVIFCYSCQLFCQKKFNYGRESLRAQGISHWKKTMEKFRKHEKSEMHLKSLQFWREYQFCDAAVNDTLSNQSKQIEGNKKYLKLIIENILFLGKQCLFLKGNDQSISSVNKGNFLELLEIRAKDKGEEIFRLMNSQVDFYNSTQIQNDIIEIIKTEILQDIVNEINVSSAFSVICDETTGGATKGQFSVCVRYPQKTSKAVLIKERFLGFIDVEEMTGTSLHRSIKAYLQQIGVDLNKIRGQAYDSTSNWKGKLKKIAAEFKKEEPRALYLHCYTHCLDLAVIRFCKEVKELRSALNTLSSLFNTIHGEMSVNFQNIYKLSQSKTCKKHISQPCWTVHDNTLLSVIEGLPEIIETLEVLSNHSSNTSLADELSDLLAVVSKFEFIFCLKFLYRILSVTGILSKEFQSETIDIFSLSSKIEAILECLSSERNDTYFKTIWDGAEEICQKITCKGFEVERPSFQKRRKIQKIIDPGNSDSMFFPTSTEEQYKVNIYYQGLDTVLQNLKLCFLEFDYCKMKQISELLLKWNEPLNEATAKDIQEFYKFDADIIPELRFYRHYAKLNFVLEYDFINFSNLGHLFIQHGLHNNIPCISKLLYIALSWPVTSASAENSFSTLSRLKTYLCRTRGQEKLSGLALMAVEQELVDKLMEPERLNGIVEKFILQVKEI, from the exons ATGATTGAGACTACCAGTGACTTGGGGAAGACAGAGCTTTTCTGCTCTATTAATTGTTTCTCTGCTTACAGTAAAGCTAAGATGGAATCTTCTACAG TGGTACGTGATGCTTCAACGAATCTCCCTTCTCCAAAGAAAGATGCAACTCCAGTTATAAGCAATATAGTGTCATTGGCAGATACTCATGATGCCCTGCCCATTGTGAACTCTGATGTATTACAAG GTACAGTTTCTTCAGTAACAGCAAATGTCATTGAGgat ATTTCACCCAGTGAATCAAGTAATAGTGTGCAGCAGCCAAGCCTTTCACCACCGTCATCTGTAGTCAGTCAGCATACGGTTGCCTTAAATACAGAAGAACAAAAAGGTCATATGTTAAACCAAAATGCTACAAACAATATGAAATCCATGAAAAAAAGTGACAGACTACGTCACCCAAAATTTACATCCAAAATACAAAAAGTTAAAGGTAAATCACGAAgtattaaaaaatcttattttcaacGATTAGAAAACAGTATTAAAAAGGATGTAATATTTTGTTATTCATGCCAGTTGTTCTGCCAGAAAAAATTTAACTATGGAAGAGAGTCACTTAGAGCACAAGGAATTTCCCATTggaaaaaaactatggaaaaattcAGAAAGCATGAAAAAAGTGAAATGCATTTGAAGTCATTGCAGTTTTGGAGAGAATACCAATTTTGTGATGCAGCTGTTAATGACACTTTATCTAATCAGTCAAAACAgattgaaggaaataaaaagtaccTAAAGcttataattgaaaatattttatttcttgggaaGCAATGTTTATTCTTAAAAGGAAATGACCAGTCTATTTCGTCTGTGAATAAAGGCAATTTTTTAGAATTGTTAGAAATCCGAGCAAAAGATAAAGGAGAAGAAATATTTCGACTTATGAATTCACAAGTTGACTTCTATAATAGTACACAGATTCAAAATGATATTATTGAAATAATAAAGACTGAAATATTGCAAGATATTGTAAATGAGATCAATGTCTCCTCAGCTTTTTCAGTAATATGTGATGAGACCACTGGTGGTGCCACTAAAGGACAGTTCTCAGTTTGTGTGAGATACCCACAGAAGACATCAAAGGCTGTGTTAATTAAAGAAAGATTTTTGGGTTTCATAGATGTTGAAGAGATGACTGGGACCAGCTTACACAGGAGTATCAAAGCTTACCTGCAGCAAATTGGAGTTGATTTGAATAAAATACGAGGCCAGGCCTATGATAGCACCAGTAATTGgaagggaaaattaaaaaaaattgcagcAGAATTTAAGAAGGAAGAGCCAAGAGCTTTATACCTGCATTGTTACACACATTGTTTGGATTTAGCAGTGATTAGGTTTTGTAAAGAAGTAAAAGAGCTCCGAAGTGCTCTAAATACTCTCAGTTCTTTGTTCAACACTATTCATGGGGAAATGTCGgtaaattttcaaaacatttataaGCTGAGTCAAAGCAAAACATGCAAGAAACACATATCACAACCATGTTGGACAGTCCATGATAATACATTACTGTCTGTGATTGAGGGTCTTCCAGAAATCATTGAAACACTGGAAGTTCTATCAAACCATTCTTCAAACACAAGTTTAGCTGATGAATTGAGTGATTTGTTGGCAGTGGTTTCTAAATTTGAATTTATCTTTTGTTTGAAATTTCTTTATCGAATACTAAGTGTTACAGGAATTCTTTCCAAAGAGTTTCAAAGTGAAACAATAgacattttttctttgtcttcaaaAATAGAAGCAATTTTGGAGTGTTTATCATCTGAAAGAAATGATACTTATTTCAAAACTATCTGGGATGGAGCAGAGGAAATATGTCAAAAAATAACCTGTAAAGGTTTTGAAGTTGAAAGACCTTcatttcaaaaaagaagaaaaattcagaaaattataGATCCTGGCAATTCAGACAGTATGTTTTTTCCTACCTcaacagaagaacaatacaaagtTAATATTTATTACCAAGGCTTGGATACTGTATTGCaaaatttaaaattgtgttttttagAGTTTGATTATTGTAAAATGAAGCAAATTTCAGAACTGTTACTTAAATGGAATGAACCCTTAAATGAAGCAACAGCCAAAGATATCCaagaattttataaatttgaTGCAGACATCATCCCAGAACTTAGATTTTATCGGCACTATGCAAAGCTCAACTTTGTCCTGGAATATGATTTTATCAACTTCAGCAATCTtggccatttatttattcagcatgGTCTTCACAATAATATTCCTTGCATATCAAAGCTATTATATATTGCTTTGTCTTGGCCAGTTACTTCAGCAAGTGCTGAAAACTCATTTTCTACACTTTCTCGtcttaaaacatatttatgtCGTACCAGGGGACAAGAAAAGCTTAGTGGCTTAGCCCTAATGGCCGTTGAGCAGGAATTGGTAGATAAACTGATGGAACCTGAAAGGCTCAATGGAATTGTGGAAAAGTTTATCCTTCAGGTGAAAGAAATATAG